GACCCCCAGGAGATCGACTACCTGGTGGTCAACCACCTGGAGATGGATCATTCCAGCTCCTTGCCCCAGGTGGTGGAGGCGGTCAAGCCCTCCAAGATCTACACGTCCAAGATGGGGGCCAAATCCATGGCCGCCCACTACAAGATCGACAACTGGCCGGTGGAAGCGGTGGGCACGGGCGACACCCTTAGCCTGGGGGCGCGCAACATCCACTTTTTGGAGACGCGCATGGTCCACTGGCCGGACAGCATGTTCTCCTACATCCCCGAGGAGAAGCTCCTGATCTCCAATGACGGCTTTGGCCAGCATTGGGCTACCAGCGAGCGCTTCGACGATGAGGTGGACAACGAGGAGTTGATGCGCCAGGCGGCCAAGTACTACGCCAACATCCTGTTGCTGTACTCGCCGCTGATCCAGAAGCTCATCAAGTCCGTGGGCGAGATGGGCCTGGAGATCGACATGATCGCCCCGGACCACGGCCTTATCTGGCGCGGCAACCCGGGCCAGATCCTCAAGGCGTATGACACCTGGAGCCAGCAGAAGACCACGGCCAAGGCCCTGGTCATCTACAGCACCATGTGGCACAGCACCGAGATGATGGCCAAGGCGGTCTACGACGGCCTGCTGGACCAGGGGCTGTCGGTGCAGCTTCTCAACCTGGAAAAGGTGCACCGCTCCGAGGTCATGACCGAGGTGCTGGATGCCAACGCGCTGGTCTTCGGCTCGGCCACCCTGAACAACGGCATGATGCCCAACATGGCCGACCTGCTGCACTACATGAAGGGCCTCAAGCCCACGGGCAAGATTTGCGGCACCTTCGGCTCCTACGGCTGGAGCGGCGAGGCGTCCAAGCTCATCGCCGCCGAGCTGGAGGCCATGAAGCTGGAGCTGGTGGGCGACCCGGTCAGGGTGAACTGGGTGCCCAACCACGATACCCTCAAGCCCTGCCGCGAGTTGGGCACGAAGATCGGGCGCATGGTGGTCGAGCAGAATCTGCCCGCCTCCTGCCGCGCCATCTACTGCGGGGATTAGCGGAGCTACGATGGCCCCGGCGGCCAGCTCCCGGCGGCAGGTGCGCCGCCTTTTGGAGCAGCCGGATTTTGCCGCGGCCTTGGATGAGATTAAAAAGCTGCCTCCCGAGCGGGCGCTCAAGCACTTGCAGGCCGCATTGGCCGCGGGCAAGGCAGAGACAAAGTGGCGGGCGGTCACGGCCCTGGGCGCGGTGATCGCTGGGCTGCCCACAGAGAACCTGGAGGCGGCGCGGGAGTTCCTGCGCCGCCTTCTTTGGTGCCTCAACGAAGAGTGCGGGGCCTCGCCCTGGGGAGTGGCCGAGGCCCTAGGCGAGATTCTGGCCAACTCGCGCACCCTGGCCCAGGAGTACGCCAACCTGCTGATCTCCTACATCCAACCCGAGGGGCACAATTTTTTGGATTGGGAGCCGCTGTTGGCCGGGGCGGTGTGGGGAGTGGGGCGCCTGGCTTCGGCTCATCCCGGCCTAGCCGGGGAGCGCGGGGCCGGGGAGAGCCTGATGTCCCTGTTGGGCAGCGACTCGGCGGCCGTGCGGGGGACAGCCGCCTGGGCCTTGGGCAACCTGGGGCAGGGGCATGGGGCGGCCGAGGCCCTGGCCGAGCTGGCCGAAGACCCCGCCGAAGTGGAGCTGTGGCGAGAAGGAGTCCTGTGGGAGACCACCGTGGGCAGCCTGGCCAGGGAAGCTGAGGATAAAATAATAAATAACAATGGGTAATCAATAAAAGATAATATTTGACATTAATAAAAAAAGTTAACATCCCACAAATCAATATAAAAACAGGCAGAATATTAGGCTGAGCCGCTATCCCGCGCCAAGGGTTGACACCCGGATGGCGCCGCGCTAATTTCGTTGTATACGAGATACAAGACAGCGGGCGGCTTGGCCAAGGCCGCCGGGGAGTCGGGCAAGGTGAGCAAGGACGGCAAGAGCACTTTCAAGCGGCGGCGCTCCCTGGGGCAGGAGGTTACCCTGCATCTGAAACAGCAGGTGGTGCGGGGCGAGTTCAAGCCCGGCCACCGCCTGGTGGAGGAGAACCTGGCCCGCGAGCTGGGCATCAGCCGCACCCCGGTGCGCGAGGCCCTGCACCGCCTGGAACAGGAGGGTGTGCTCACCAAACGCCCCCGGGGCGGCTATCAGGTGCGTCCCCTGGCCCCGGAGGAGGTGCGCGACGCCTTGGGGGTGCGCTCGGTGCTGGAAGGCTACTGCGCCGAGCTGGCCTCCAGCCAGGCCCCGCCGGGCACCATCGAGCAGCTCGAGGAAAACGTGGTGGGCTTTGAAAGGGCCCTGGCCGAGCAAAACGAGACCGACCTCTTGGAGATGAACAGCCAGTTCCACGTGCTGCTCTACCAGGCGGCGGGCTCGCCGCTGCTGCTGCGCCTCTTGGGCGAGTTGCAGGAGATCGTGGAGCGCATCTCCCGGGCCATTATCTCCAACATGGAGGCCGGCCTTTGGTCCACCGAGGACCACCGCGAGATCCTGGAGGCGATCAAGGCGGGCCAAGGCGCCCGGGCGGCCAAGCTGGCCCGCCACCACGTGGAGCACGGGGCCCAGTGGATCGTTTCGCGCATGATCGACGAGAAGCTGGAGCTGTAGCCCCATGAACAAGGCGCTGTATTTCGTCTACGCCGGCGGGGTGCTGCACATAGGCTGGGCGGTGTTCCATCTGCTGTTTCCCCGCGTGTTCAAGTGGGCCAAGGCCCTGGAGCCCCTGGACCCGGTGAACCGGGGCATCATGCAGATCATCAACCTGTGTCTCACCTTCTACTTCGCGGTGGCGGCCTACTTGTCCCTGGCCTTTGGGCCGGAGCTCTTGGGCACCCCCTTGGGGCGCAAGCTATTGGCCGTGTTCACCGCCTTCTGGCTGTTTCGCCTGGCCTTGCAGCAGCGCTTTTTCCGCATGGTTCACCCCGTGTCGCTGCTCCTGAGCCTCGCCTTCCTCATAACCATGCTGGCCTACGGCCTGCCCTTGGTCTGGGCGGGCCGCTAGAGCGGGCCTCATAACCATAGAGAGAAAATCATGGCCGACATCTTCACTCCCTGGCAGATCAAGGACCTCACCATCCCCAACCGTCTGGTGCGCAGCGCCACCTGGGAGGGCCTGGCCGGCCCGGACGGAGAGCCCACCCACGAGCT
This region of Desulfarculaceae bacterium genomic DNA includes:
- a CDS encoding GntR family transcriptional regulator, which codes for MAKAAGESGKVSKDGKSTFKRRRSLGQEVTLHLKQQVVRGEFKPGHRLVEENLARELGISRTPVREALHRLEQEGVLTKRPRGGYQVRPLAPEEVRDALGVRSVLEGYCAELASSQAPPGTIEQLEENVVGFERALAEQNETDLLEMNSQFHVLLYQAAGSPLLLRLLGELQEIVERISRAIISNMEAGLWSTEDHREILEAIKAGQGARAAKLARHHVEHGAQWIVSRMIDEKLEL
- a CDS encoding HEAT repeat domain-containing protein encodes the protein MAPAASSRRQVRRLLEQPDFAAALDEIKKLPPERALKHLQAALAAGKAETKWRAVTALGAVIAGLPTENLEAAREFLRRLLWCLNEECGASPWGVAEALGEILANSRTLAQEYANLLISYIQPEGHNFLDWEPLLAGAVWGVGRLASAHPGLAGERGAGESLMSLLGSDSAAVRGTAAWALGNLGQGHGAAEALAELAEDPAEVELWREGVLWETTVGSLAREAEDKIINNNG
- a CDS encoding flavodoxin domain-containing protein, with the protein product MKPVEIKKDIYWVGAVDWDIRDFHGYSTYKGSSYNAYLAKDEKVALFDTVKKPFYMDLMHRIHNLMDPQEIDYLVVNHLEMDHSSSLPQVVEAVKPSKIYTSKMGAKSMAAHYKIDNWPVEAVGTGDTLSLGARNIHFLETRMVHWPDSMFSYIPEEKLLISNDGFGQHWATSERFDDEVDNEELMRQAAKYYANILLLYSPLIQKLIKSVGEMGLEIDMIAPDHGLIWRGNPGQILKAYDTWSQQKTTAKALVIYSTMWHSTEMMAKAVYDGLLDQGLSVQLLNLEKVHRSEVMTEVLDANALVFGSATLNNGMMPNMADLLHYMKGLKPTGKICGTFGSYGWSGEASKLIAAELEAMKLELVGDPVRVNWVPNHDTLKPCRELGTKIGRMVVEQNLPASCRAIYCGD